A single window of Cytobacillus dafuensis DNA harbors:
- the pflA gene encoding pyruvate formate-lyase-activating protein, whose product MKGHIHSIETCGTVDGPGIRYIVFTQGCLLRCQYCHNADTWEIGKGKSMTVEEIINDLQSYIPFIEASRGGITVSGGEPLLQLDFLIALLKECKKIGVHTAIDTSGGCYTNELVFQAKLDQLMEYTDLVLLDLKHIDPKRHQKLTGKPNEHILKFARYLSDKKKPVWIRHVLVPGITDEEEDLRHLRAFIDTLKNVEKVEVLPYHQLGVYKWEQLGHKYPLKGVQPPAAETIAFANQILVKN is encoded by the coding sequence ATGAAAGGACATATTCATTCCATAGAGACATGCGGAACAGTGGACGGGCCAGGTATCCGTTATATCGTGTTTACTCAAGGCTGTTTGTTGCGATGTCAATATTGCCATAATGCTGATACATGGGAAATAGGAAAAGGAAAAAGCATGACGGTGGAAGAAATCATTAATGACCTGCAATCGTATATTCCATTTATAGAAGCTTCCAGAGGCGGTATTACTGTAAGCGGTGGAGAGCCCCTTTTACAGCTTGATTTCCTGATTGCGTTATTAAAGGAATGTAAAAAAATCGGAGTGCACACAGCCATTGATACATCGGGTGGTTGTTACACGAATGAGCTGGTATTCCAAGCTAAATTAGATCAATTAATGGAGTATACCGATTTAGTGCTGCTAGACTTGAAGCATATTGACCCAAAGCGCCATCAGAAATTAACTGGCAAGCCAAATGAGCATATTTTAAAGTTTGCCCGCTATCTGTCTGATAAGAAAAAGCCAGTCTGGATCCGTCATGTTCTTGTACCTGGGATTACAGATGAGGAAGAGGATTTACGTCATCTACGAGCATTTATTGATACACTGAAAAATGTAGAAAAAGTAGAAGTACTGCCATATCATCAGCTTGGAGTATATAAATGGGAACAATTAGGCCATAAATATCCTCTAAAAGGGGTACAACCTCCTGCCGCTGAGACGATCGCATTCGCAAATCAAATACTAGTGAAAAACTAA